From the genome of Hyalangium gracile, one region includes:
- a CDS encoding type III pantothenate kinase, with protein MLLAIDVGNTNTVLGVYDGKKLLAHWRMETNARRTYDEYGIFVRQLCQYSGIEPDKVTAVAVSSVVPPLQFNLEKMSERYFKTRPMFVGPGVKTGMPILYDNPREVGADRIVNSVAAYEKHHGGLIVVDFGTATTFDAVSPKGEYLGGAICPGINIAMEALFQNASKLPRVEFARPPHVVGRNTVHSMQSGFVYGYVGLVDGICQRMQAELGFPVRVVATGGLAPLVASESKAIQEVDEFLTLEGLRIIYGRNHAS; from the coding sequence ATGCTCCTCGCGATCGACGTCGGCAACACCAACACCGTGCTCGGGGTGTACGACGGGAAGAAGCTCCTGGCGCACTGGCGCATGGAGACCAACGCCCGCCGCACCTATGACGAGTACGGCATCTTCGTGCGACAGCTCTGCCAGTACAGCGGCATCGAGCCGGACAAGGTGACGGCGGTGGCCGTCTCCAGCGTGGTGCCGCCGCTCCAGTTCAACCTGGAGAAGATGAGCGAGCGCTACTTCAAGACGCGCCCCATGTTCGTGGGGCCGGGCGTGAAGACGGGCATGCCCATCCTCTACGACAACCCGCGCGAGGTGGGCGCGGACCGGATCGTCAACTCGGTGGCGGCCTACGAGAAGCACCACGGCGGGCTGATCGTGGTGGACTTCGGCACGGCCACCACCTTCGACGCGGTGTCGCCCAAGGGGGAGTACCTGGGTGGCGCCATCTGCCCGGGCATCAACATCGCCATGGAGGCGCTGTTCCAGAACGCCTCGAAGCTGCCGCGGGTGGAGTTCGCCCGGCCGCCGCACGTGGTGGGCCGCAACACGGTGCACTCCATGCAGTCCGGCTTCGTCTACGGCTACGTGGGGCTGGTGGACGGCATCTGCCAGCGGATGCAGGCGGAGCTGGGCTTCCCCGTCCGCGTCGTGGCCACGGGGGGCCTGGCGCCGCTGGTGGCCAGCGAGTCCAAGGCCATCCAGGAAGTGGACGAGTTCCTCACGCTCGAGGGCCTGCGCATCATCTACGGAAGGAATCACGCCTCATGA
- a CDS encoding sigma-70 family RNA polymerase sigma factor, whose protein sequence is MLDFRQPNRTKQEFEELALAHLDPLYSAALRLTKNERDAEDLVQDTCMRAYRFFDKFERGTNIKAWLFKILTNTFINRYRRKVKERTVVEGVEREAVHERFVSRDATDFAANPEQYFFDRLLSDDVLRAIDSLPIDFRLVVILADLQEFSYKEIAEILECPVGTVMSRLFRGRKLLQKTLREYAEGQGVFRHEGEPVIAPANLEEYRQRKKTG, encoded by the coding sequence ATGTTGGACTTCAGGCAACCGAACCGGACGAAGCAGGAATTCGAGGAGCTGGCCCTGGCCCACCTGGACCCGCTCTACTCCGCCGCGCTGCGGCTGACGAAGAACGAGCGCGACGCGGAAGATCTCGTGCAGGACACCTGCATGCGGGCCTACCGCTTCTTCGACAAGTTCGAGCGCGGTACCAACATCAAGGCCTGGCTCTTCAAGATCCTCACCAACACCTTCATCAACCGCTACCGGCGCAAGGTGAAGGAGCGCACGGTGGTGGAAGGCGTGGAGCGCGAGGCCGTGCACGAGCGCTTCGTGAGCCGGGACGCGACGGACTTCGCGGCCAACCCCGAGCAGTACTTCTTCGACCGGCTGCTGTCGGACGATGTGCTGCGCGCGATTGACTCGCTGCCCATCGACTTCCGGCTGGTGGTGATCCTCGCGGATCTGCAGGAGTTCTCCTACAAGGAGATCGCCGAGATCCTCGAGTGCCCGGTGGGCACGGTGATGAGCCGCCTGTTCCGTGGGCGCAAGCTGCTGCAGAAGACGCTGCGCGAGTACGCCGAGGGCCAGGGAGTATTCCGCCATGAGGGCGAGCCCGTGATCGCACCGGCGAACCTGGAAGAGTACCGGCAAAGGAAGAAGACAGGGTAG
- a CDS encoding trypsin-like serine protease, with translation MRNSWKAMVPTALYAAFISSCGACGSQSTQPKGGEVLPVDERIALQDGTEDVRNQFVFAVIVAASMKTGETLKCTGVLIHPSLVLTAGHCVCARRASTDSGGNERFLIDGSNCAEEVSVTSITYHERPAAPSVPPGFLSETAYGRVLVHPEMKVALDERAHPLSSKADLAVALLDRPVAGASVPVRLADSEAKAGEIILMAGYGYDTATELIYGVRRFGRKRIKTVPVDGGDEVLFEPHGAAFTSGSGEPCLRQDSAGVSLVGVSNRGLGDRPACTSLYVHGEWLAAALQRANAPNSMENGKK, from the coding sequence ATGAGGAACAGTTGGAAGGCGATGGTCCCCACCGCGCTTTACGCTGCGTTTATTTCCTCTTGCGGCGCATGCGGTTCGCAGTCCACCCAGCCGAAGGGGGGCGAAGTGCTCCCCGTTGACGAGCGCATCGCCCTGCAAGATGGCACCGAGGATGTAAGGAATCAGTTCGTATTCGCCGTCATCGTGGCCGCCTCGATGAAGACGGGAGAGACGCTCAAATGCACGGGTGTTCTCATCCACCCGAGCCTGGTCCTGACGGCAGGCCATTGCGTATGCGCGCGGCGAGCGTCTACAGACTCGGGAGGCAATGAGAGGTTCTTGATAGATGGCTCGAACTGCGCGGAAGAAGTGTCCGTGACGAGCATTACCTATCATGAACGTCCAGCGGCTCCTTCGGTCCCTCCTGGATTTCTTTCGGAGACAGCCTACGGGAGGGTTCTGGTCCATCCTGAAATGAAGGTGGCCCTGGATGAGCGAGCACACCCTCTCTCCAGCAAGGCGGATCTTGCGGTCGCTCTTCTAGATCGCCCCGTGGCGGGTGCTTCCGTGCCGGTTCGTCTCGCGGACTCCGAGGCGAAGGCGGGCGAGATCATTCTCATGGCTGGATATGGCTATGACACAGCGACCGAGCTGATTTATGGAGTTCGCCGCTTTGGTCGGAAGAGGATAAAGACAGTCCCTGTGGATGGCGGCGATGAAGTGTTGTTCGAGCCGCACGGAGCTGCGTTCACGAGCGGGAGTGGTGAACCGTGCCTTCGCCAGGACAGTGCGGGAGTCTCCCTGGTCGGGGTGTCCAATAGAGGGTTGGGTGATAGGCCTGCCTGCACGAGCCTGTACGTTCATGGCGAGTGGCTGGCTGCTGCCTTGCAAAGAGCGAACGCACCGAACTCCATGGAGAATGGCAAGAAGTAG
- a CDS encoding anti-sigma factor family protein, with product MNCQELDRLLYPYLDGEFQPEERMDVETHLEACADCARRVEKEREIQHALRRAARHSVQSGRAPQSLRMGIQVGLRREQRRASQMQWLRLSAAALVVVAVGGGWIALRPEERQRFVEDAARRHAKRLPVEISNAAPEHVEAWFNGKLDHQVSIPRLPNAQLSGARISNVKDRPAAYISYETRPEREGQEARRIGVFVFDDAARDLDAQALPSVHVDSSQGYNVAVWRDGEVVYELVTDLSEADIRKMLQEKERSSRVANVPRAEPVVLPISNVSHSP from the coding sequence ATGAACTGCCAGGAACTCGATCGCCTGCTCTACCCCTACCTCGACGGCGAGTTTCAGCCCGAGGAACGGATGGATGTGGAGACCCACCTCGAGGCGTGCGCTGACTGCGCGCGCCGGGTGGAGAAGGAACGGGAGATTCAGCATGCGCTGCGCCGCGCCGCGCGCCACTCCGTTCAGTCCGGCCGCGCCCCCCAGTCGCTGCGGATGGGAATCCAGGTGGGGCTGCGCCGCGAGCAGCGCCGCGCCTCGCAGATGCAGTGGCTGCGCCTGAGCGCCGCGGCGCTCGTGGTGGTGGCCGTGGGCGGCGGGTGGATCGCCCTCCGCCCCGAGGAGCGCCAGCGCTTCGTGGAGGACGCGGCCCGCCGGCACGCCAAGCGCCTGCCCGTGGAGATCTCCAACGCGGCCCCCGAGCACGTGGAGGCCTGGTTCAACGGCAAGCTGGATCACCAGGTGTCGATCCCGCGCCTGCCCAACGCCCAGCTGTCCGGGGCGCGCATCTCCAACGTGAAGGATCGGCCCGCCGCCTACATCAGCTACGAGACGCGCCCGGAGCGCGAGGGCCAGGAGGCCCGCCGCATCGGCGTCTTCGTCTTCGACGACGCGGCGCGGGATCTGGACGCCCAGGCGCTACCCTCCGTGCACGTGGACTCGAGCCAGGGCTACAACGTGGCTGTCTGGCGGGATGGCGAAGTCGTCTACGAGCTCGTGACGGATCTGTCCGAGGCGGACATCCGCAAGATGTTGCAGGAGAAGGAGCGCTCCTCGCGCGTGGCCAACGTGCCGCGTGCGGAGCCCGTCGTCCTTCCCATCTCCAACGTGTCCCACTCGCCCTGA
- a CDS encoding radical SAM protein, which produces MTSGPKLLFADPKGRVLEHPYLIATLRSGEELVPPQDRPIPLPSAGRLVHLPGRLPVGLHPETGELELVREMKVGGRTFVPNAVGALLPPGYTRTFLPGEVKGDGPILPQWAYTAAAWGKEGPVAWAIHTDTRSHWDPEKYSTPEMRSLVDSHMARFPGNRVLKQLKTCALLYRCFTSQNTFYVRDEAAIPASVMCNARCVGCISDQPEDGPPASHERMDDGPTGEEMGVIGLYHLERAPGRTMVSFGQGCEGEPLTRYKAIAEAIRYMRARTDKGSININTNGSLTHGLVALFDAGLDAIRVSLNSAVKDLYEAYYKPVKYTWEDVEASIALARERGAYLALNLLLFPGVTDREGEVKALERLVRKYQVDQVQTRSLCIDPLQYLDVARDKGAGGEPVGIRTLLKRLKAARPGLIIGNFARGLDERDNAAGAA; this is translated from the coding sequence ATGACGTCGGGCCCCAAGCTGCTGTTCGCCGATCCGAAGGGGCGGGTGCTGGAGCATCCGTACCTGATTGCCACCCTGCGCAGTGGGGAGGAGCTCGTCCCCCCGCAGGACCGGCCCATCCCGCTGCCCTCCGCTGGAAGGCTCGTTCACCTGCCGGGCCGGCTGCCGGTAGGGCTGCACCCGGAGACGGGTGAGCTGGAGCTGGTGCGCGAGATGAAGGTGGGAGGAAGAACGTTTGTGCCCAACGCAGTGGGGGCGCTGCTGCCTCCGGGGTACACGCGGACGTTCCTGCCGGGCGAGGTGAAGGGGGACGGGCCCATCCTGCCGCAGTGGGCGTACACGGCGGCGGCCTGGGGCAAGGAGGGGCCGGTGGCGTGGGCCATCCACACGGACACGCGCAGCCACTGGGACCCGGAGAAGTACTCGACGCCGGAGATGCGTTCGCTGGTGGACAGTCACATGGCGCGCTTTCCGGGCAACCGGGTGCTCAAGCAGCTGAAGACGTGCGCGCTGCTGTACCGGTGCTTCACGTCGCAGAACACGTTCTATGTGCGCGACGAGGCGGCGATCCCGGCGTCGGTGATGTGCAACGCGCGGTGCGTGGGGTGCATCTCGGATCAGCCGGAGGACGGGCCGCCCGCCTCGCACGAGCGGATGGATGACGGGCCGACGGGCGAGGAGATGGGGGTGATCGGCCTCTACCACCTGGAGCGCGCGCCGGGCCGGACGATGGTGAGCTTCGGGCAGGGCTGCGAGGGCGAGCCGCTGACGCGCTACAAGGCCATCGCGGAGGCGATCCGCTACATGCGGGCGCGGACGGACAAGGGCTCGATCAACATCAACACCAACGGGAGCCTGACGCACGGCCTGGTGGCGCTGTTCGACGCGGGGCTGGATGCGATCCGGGTGTCGCTGAACTCGGCGGTGAAGGATCTCTACGAGGCCTACTACAAGCCAGTGAAGTACACGTGGGAGGACGTGGAGGCGTCGATCGCGCTGGCGCGGGAGCGCGGCGCGTACCTGGCGCTGAACCTGCTGCTGTTCCCGGGCGTGACGGACCGCGAGGGCGAGGTGAAGGCCCTGGAGCGGCTGGTGCGCAAGTACCAGGTGGATCAGGTGCAGACGCGCTCGCTGTGCATCGATCCGCTCCAGTACCTGGACGTGGCGCGGGACAAGGGCGCGGGCGGAGAGCCCGTGGGCATCCGCACGCTGCTGAAGCGGCTGAAGGCGGCGCGGCCGGGGCTCATCATCGGCAACTTCGCGCGCGGGCTGGACGAGCGGGACAACGCGGCCGGCGCCGCGTAG
- the ald gene encoding alanine dehydrogenase yields MIVGVPKEIKTREYRVGMVPAGVRALTSAGHTVLVEMNAGVGSGIPDSEYQRVGAQIVKSADEVWSRSEMIVKVKEPIAPEYERIQPGQIIYTYFHLAGVDPELTKTLVKKKAAAVAYETLQLDDGSLPLLKPMSEVAGKMAIQVGATCLEKAHGGKGILLGGVPGVRRGRVTVIGGGVVGLCAAKVAVGMGAEVSILDVNLERLTYLDDVFLGRVATLASDTESIARTVRESDLVIGGVLIPGGKAPKLVSEALIKEMEPGSVVVDVAVDQGGCIETCKPTTHDNPTYLVHDVVHYCVANMPGAVPQTSTFALTNTTRPYAKKIADMGLVEAVKSDKALARAMNTYDGKVTYEAVAKDLGYDYVPLMDALGAKGR; encoded by the coding sequence GTGATCGTCGGAGTTCCCAAGGAGATCAAAACCCGTGAGTACCGCGTCGGCATGGTGCCCGCGGGCGTGCGCGCGCTGACCAGCGCTGGCCACACGGTCCTCGTCGAGATGAATGCCGGCGTCGGCTCGGGCATCCCCGACTCCGAGTACCAGCGCGTGGGTGCGCAGATCGTCAAGAGCGCGGACGAGGTGTGGTCCCGCTCGGAGATGATCGTCAAGGTCAAGGAGCCCATCGCGCCCGAGTACGAGCGCATCCAGCCCGGCCAGATCATCTACACCTACTTCCACCTGGCCGGCGTGGATCCGGAGCTCACCAAGACGCTGGTGAAGAAGAAGGCCGCCGCGGTGGCCTACGAGACGCTGCAGCTGGATGACGGCAGCCTGCCCCTGCTCAAGCCCATGAGCGAGGTGGCCGGAAAGATGGCCATCCAGGTGGGCGCCACCTGCCTGGAGAAGGCGCACGGCGGCAAGGGCATCCTGCTGGGAGGCGTGCCCGGCGTGCGCCGCGGCCGCGTCACCGTCATCGGCGGCGGCGTGGTGGGCCTGTGCGCCGCCAAGGTCGCCGTGGGCATGGGCGCCGAGGTGTCCATCCTCGACGTGAACCTGGAGCGCCTCACCTACCTGGATGACGTGTTCCTCGGCCGCGTGGCCACCCTGGCCTCCGACACCGAGTCCATCGCCCGCACCGTGCGCGAGTCGGATCTCGTCATCGGCGGCGTGCTCATCCCCGGCGGCAAGGCGCCCAAGCTCGTCTCCGAGGCCCTCATCAAGGAGATGGAGCCCGGCTCCGTCGTCGTGGACGTCGCCGTGGATCAGGGCGGCTGCATCGAGACGTGCAAGCCCACCACGCACGACAACCCCACCTACCTGGTGCACGACGTGGTCCACTACTGCGTGGCCAACATGCCGGGCGCCGTGCCGCAGACGTCCACCTTCGCGCTCACCAACACCACCCGCCCCTACGCCAAGAAGATCGCCGACATGGGCCTGGTGGAGGCCGTGAAGTCCGACAAGGCCCTGGCCCGCGCCATGAACACCTACGACGGCAAGGTCACCTACGAGGCCGTCGCGAAGGACCTGGGCTACGACTACGTGCCCCTGATGGACGCCCTGGGCGCCAAGGGCCGGTAG
- a CDS encoding DUF6310 domain-containing protein: MRLRTCSALLLLLSACATMDPIPGEPEDPSQRLANLQRAALYPWTDDGQCVVREASNEWPILAERCFNALDRDRVRFRDVTKKCAVAYADAAVPAAPAVVALCIFASPAVVTGAVIVIGTVVVAVAIKEGIDAYQRNASRERAKPKTQPRPAEEPFANQTPKPKESPTGDIFPVPDSTQPRLECEPVPVPRATKDEPHNECADKFPPNRYPGMDVRVGGKRFDALQVGGRVLWEIKTHQFDKYNAFVQKMEIDKELNQIRKERDVAVVCGYDFVVGVSTQEHKAALLYEEPTLNIVVTGCKR, from the coding sequence ATGCGTCTCCGAACTTGCAGCGCCCTCCTGCTCCTTCTCTCGGCCTGCGCGACGATGGATCCGATCCCGGGAGAACCGGAGGACCCGAGCCAGAGGCTCGCCAACCTTCAGCGGGCGGCCCTCTACCCCTGGACGGATGATGGGCAGTGCGTGGTGCGAGAAGCCTCCAACGAATGGCCTATCCTGGCGGAGCGGTGCTTTAACGCTCTCGACCGCGACAGGGTGAGGTTTCGGGATGTGACAAAGAAATGCGCTGTCGCCTACGCGGATGCAGCCGTTCCTGCAGCCCCCGCGGTCGTAGCCCTCTGTATCTTTGCGTCTCCGGCGGTTGTCACTGGAGCAGTGATTGTCATTGGAACCGTGGTGGTGGCGGTTGCCATCAAAGAGGGGATTGACGCTTATCAACGGAACGCATCCCGCGAGCGTGCGAAGCCCAAGACGCAACCGAGACCCGCCGAGGAACCGTTTGCGAACCAAACACCCAAGCCAAAGGAATCACCCACCGGAGACATCTTCCCAGTACCGGACTCCACCCAGCCCCGCCTGGAGTGCGAACCGGTCCCGGTGCCTCGCGCAACCAAAGATGAGCCGCATAACGAGTGCGCCGACAAGTTTCCGCCGAACCGTTATCCCGGAATGGACGTGCGCGTGGGTGGCAAGCGCTTTGATGCGCTGCAAGTCGGCGGGCGCGTGCTGTGGGAGATCAAGACCCATCAATTTGATAAATACAATGCCTTCGTCCAGAAGATGGAGATCGACAAGGAACTCAATCAAATCAGAAAGGAGCGAGACGTCGCCGTGGTATGCGGATATGACTTCGTTGTAGGGGTGAGCACCCAAGAGCACAAGGCCGCGCTGCTGTATGAAGAACCCACACTCAACATCGTCGTCACGGGATGCAAACGATGA
- a CDS encoding response regulator: MSKKILIVESDTALSSTLREALEAKGFAVDETTDGKGSMDQIRRDRPDLVVLAVDLSGGQNGYLICGKLKKDDDLKNVPIVIIGNPDGFAAHRKLKAHADEYVAKPVDSDQLVDRVGALIGFPEVVVGEVVEDEGLTLDGLTDEPLDQDEPLAGGAEEIAVSDTPAEGEDLDMLDEAFSDMSDPSTSAEEEPVVAPPEASGGEEEFDALDNLGRDAEDALDSLGDDEKTQIGFMAPTPPPPVPEPVKQPAPSRPAMTLPAVPAASASSSRPAAVSSPAAAATSAADAAELRNLRAKVAELQSALSEAQSQASSSESRIQELESQLETQSTELETARASAGKSDKDSFALKDAVNKKDKEILRLKSELNLKEQEKDKEINRLKGELSQKEHDFVELQDKQLELERQTTESAAEMARRDAQIKTLTGKVDQLTSDKKKVEQQLTAAKDEARASSSKLTALQAEVDAHNEQQASTQAELEELRGKVSQVETELETARGEADGLRGQVESAQQETSELRGQLEAVQSELETVRGELETARGELETVRGELETARGELESQATQAAEEAEGLRKRITELEEAAVRNEERVTKLYTRIKNDEKLRERAKKALGIAQQLLEEAPSATEEADEAAA, translated from the coding sequence ATGTCCAAGAAAATCCTCATCGTCGAAAGTGACACCGCCCTCTCCTCCACCCTGCGCGAGGCGCTCGAGGCCAAGGGCTTCGCGGTGGACGAGACCACCGACGGCAAGGGGAGCATGGATCAGATCCGCCGTGATCGGCCGGACCTGGTGGTGCTCGCGGTGGATCTGTCCGGCGGACAGAACGGCTACCTCATCTGCGGCAAGCTGAAGAAGGACGACGATCTCAAGAACGTCCCCATCGTCATCATCGGCAACCCGGACGGCTTCGCGGCGCACCGCAAGCTCAAGGCCCACGCGGACGAGTACGTGGCCAAGCCCGTGGACTCGGATCAGCTCGTGGACCGGGTGGGAGCGCTGATCGGCTTCCCCGAGGTCGTCGTCGGAGAGGTGGTCGAGGACGAGGGCCTGACGCTCGACGGGCTGACGGATGAGCCGCTGGATCAGGACGAGCCGCTCGCCGGAGGAGCCGAGGAGATCGCCGTCAGTGACACGCCCGCGGAGGGCGAGGACCTGGACATGCTGGACGAGGCGTTCAGCGACATGTCCGATCCGAGCACCTCGGCGGAGGAGGAGCCCGTGGTGGCGCCTCCGGAGGCCTCCGGAGGCGAGGAGGAGTTCGACGCGCTCGACAACCTGGGCCGCGACGCCGAGGACGCGCTGGACTCGCTGGGCGACGACGAGAAGACGCAGATCGGCTTCATGGCGCCCACCCCTCCCCCACCGGTTCCCGAGCCCGTGAAGCAGCCGGCGCCGTCTCGGCCGGCGATGACGCTGCCCGCGGTTCCGGCGGCGAGCGCCTCTTCTTCCCGGCCCGCGGCGGTCTCCAGCCCCGCGGCCGCCGCGACGTCCGCCGCGGATGCCGCCGAGCTGCGCAACCTGCGCGCGAAGGTGGCGGAGCTGCAGAGCGCGCTGTCGGAGGCGCAGTCCCAGGCCTCCTCCTCGGAGAGCCGCATCCAGGAGCTGGAGTCCCAGCTCGAGACGCAGAGCACGGAGCTGGAGACGGCGAGGGCCTCCGCCGGCAAGAGCGACAAGGACTCGTTCGCGCTCAAGGACGCGGTCAACAAGAAGGACAAGGAGATCCTCCGGCTCAAGAGCGAGCTGAACCTCAAGGAGCAGGAGAAGGACAAGGAGATCAACCGGCTCAAGGGCGAGCTGTCCCAGAAGGAGCACGACTTCGTCGAGCTCCAGGACAAGCAGCTGGAGCTGGAGCGGCAGACCACCGAGTCCGCCGCGGAGATGGCCCGCCGCGACGCGCAGATCAAGACGCTCACCGGCAAGGTGGATCAGCTCACCTCGGACAAGAAGAAGGTGGAGCAGCAGCTCACCGCCGCGAAGGACGAGGCGCGCGCCTCCTCCTCGAAGCTCACCGCGCTGCAGGCCGAGGTGGACGCCCACAACGAGCAGCAGGCCTCCACGCAGGCGGAGCTGGAGGAGCTGCGCGGCAAGGTGAGCCAGGTCGAGACGGAGCTCGAGACGGCGCGCGGCGAGGCGGACGGGCTGCGCGGCCAGGTAGAGAGCGCCCAGCAGGAGACCAGCGAGCTGCGCGGCCAGCTGGAGGCCGTGCAGTCCGAGCTGGAGACGGTGCGCGGCGAGCTGGAGACGGCCCGCGGCGAGCTGGAGACGGTGCGCGGCGAGCTGGAGACGGCCCGCGGCGAGCTGGAGAGCCAGGCGACCCAGGCCGCCGAGGAGGCCGAGGGCCTGCGCAAGCGCATCACCGAGCTGGAGGAGGCGGCGGTGCGCAACGAGGAGCGCGTCACCAAGCTCTACACCCGCATCAAGAACGACGAGAAGCTGCGCGAGCGCGCGAAGAAGGCGCTCGGCATCGCCCAGCAGCTCCTGGAAGAGGCCCCCTCCGCCACCGAGGAGGCGGACGAGGCCGCCGCCTGA
- a CDS encoding trypsin-like serine protease: protein MGNKYSSVVVIMKNRAQRKPDCSGVLIHPRLVLTAAHCVCGYRYEGFFDTSQVRDKSTCWSEALVQTVMYRQESKEKSDAQFRLGEVIPNPDFRLVTRKMDGQDKVTSRTADLAVIRLRDRAPEGVPHAMLHADEIQDESRVILTGFGADALNGDGECKYTDLNPVRRFGYNTVSTKESGGELFTIADRESALGACGDSGGGCFVEDKLVGILSSADMGKTSTYTSTHHHRAWIEKMIKDADTRPTR, encoded by the coding sequence GTGGGAAACAAGTACTCGTCCGTGGTCGTGATCATGAAGAATCGCGCCCAGCGGAAGCCAGACTGCAGCGGAGTGCTGATTCATCCTCGGCTGGTTCTCACTGCCGCGCACTGCGTCTGCGGGTATCGGTATGAAGGATTCTTTGACACGAGCCAGGTGCGAGACAAGTCGACCTGCTGGAGCGAAGCTCTGGTGCAGACAGTGATGTACCGGCAAGAGTCGAAGGAAAAGAGCGATGCGCAATTCCGCCTGGGCGAGGTGATACCGAATCCCGACTTCAGGCTGGTGACCAGGAAGATGGATGGTCAAGACAAGGTGACATCGAGGACCGCCGACCTTGCTGTGATCCGCTTGAGGGACAGGGCGCCAGAAGGGGTTCCGCACGCCATGCTCCACGCGGATGAGATTCAGGACGAGAGTAGAGTGATCCTCACCGGTTTTGGTGCGGATGCGCTGAATGGGGATGGAGAGTGCAAGTACACGGATCTCAATCCTGTGCGCCGCTTTGGATACAACACGGTGTCCACGAAGGAGTCAGGTGGAGAACTCTTCACGATCGCGGATCGTGAGAGTGCTCTTGGGGCATGCGGCGACAGTGGAGGGGGCTGCTTCGTCGAAGACAAACTGGTGGGAATTCTCTCGAGCGCGGACATGGGCAAGACGTCCACGTATACGAGTACCCATCATCACAGGGCGTGGATCGAGAAAATGATCAAGGACGCCGACACCCGTCCGACGCGCTGA
- a CDS encoding DUF5953 family protein: MTTRARLGIIVYAPALVGKDGRTVDVIRGMENALPGLRLEWRLSAGGRPILLPQRDAWLVESIKDGEFPIVCNGNLSYPITVKGRERSGLVSPGSQPQFQVHADMPLDEPVIAAAAAVLEGMADGARAFWGHASPYSYGAEVSQQFRRSTHEPEFSPRGLPMLTLPEKLPSPEIPWFLAWLNYWSSAAAKAIRFPDPARDADLLTRARRTASGGWVVQLTEAPLDYDNPAHLDALKRAYERFPEIGGRVPPR; this comes from the coding sequence ATGACTACACGAGCCAGACTCGGAATCATCGTCTACGCACCTGCGCTCGTGGGCAAGGACGGTCGCACGGTCGACGTCATCCGTGGGATGGAAAATGCGCTCCCCGGCCTCCGTCTGGAATGGCGGCTCTCCGCGGGAGGGCGCCCCATCCTATTGCCTCAGCGCGACGCATGGCTCGTAGAGAGCATCAAGGACGGGGAATTCCCTATTGTGTGCAACGGGAACCTGAGTTACCCCATTACAGTCAAAGGGAGGGAACGGTCGGGACTCGTCAGCCCAGGGAGCCAGCCCCAGTTTCAAGTCCATGCAGACATGCCACTGGATGAGCCCGTGATCGCGGCAGCGGCGGCTGTGCTTGAAGGCATGGCGGATGGCGCCCGCGCGTTCTGGGGACATGCGTCGCCGTATAGTTACGGCGCGGAAGTCTCGCAGCAGTTTCGCCGCTCGACTCATGAACCCGAGTTCTCACCTCGTGGGCTTCCCATGCTCACCCTTCCAGAGAAACTCCCCTCGCCTGAGATTCCATGGTTCCTCGCGTGGCTGAACTACTGGTCTTCCGCTGCTGCGAAGGCCATCAGGTTCCCGGACCCGGCTCGCGATGCCGATCTGCTCACGCGAGCGCGGCGCACGGCGTCGGGGGGATGGGTCGTACAGCTCACCGAGGCGCCGCTCGATTACGACAACCCCGCCCACCTGGACGCGCTCAAACGGGCCTACGAGCGCTTCCCAGAGATCGGCGGGCGCGTACCCCCACGCTAA